A section of the Macadamia integrifolia cultivar HAES 741 chromosome 9, SCU_Mint_v3, whole genome shotgun sequence genome encodes:
- the LOC122089562 gene encoding aspartyl protease family protein At5g10770-like, with the protein MKNVEANVFKETVSAILHDHQSHVITVRRSSLVPVTVCSTPPKGSEIFSKQLQVTHIHGPCSPPKKGNTKSPSLHQILIDDQIRVKYIHSRISNSNQTTSTFAASAVNLPANSGQSLGNGNFVVRIGIGTPKQDFTVAFDTGSDLTWIQCQPCAGMCYSQQDSIFNPSNSSTYSNILCGHHACEQLQSATGNSAPCTTSCIYQTVYADGSYSSGYFARDKLTLSPSDVFLKFKFGCGEQNQGMFGSADGLLGLGRNKVSMVSQTSQKYGKIFSYCLPSTTNSTGYLAFGNQTSTTSRKIHYTPLLNDNRGPSFYFLNLTGISVKGKQLAISSSVFTTSGTIIDSGTVITRLPPAAYSALTKAFRGAMSKYPLAPAYSMLDTCFNLVEYSTVKIPSIVFHFGGGTNLNVDKSGILVQANSTQYCLAFAGNSGASDVAILGNMQQQTFKLVYDVAAETLGFGAKGCS; encoded by the exons AATGTGGAGGCCAATGTATTCAAAGAAACAGTGTCTGCAATTCTTCATGATCACCAGAGTCATGTAATTACAGTTCGCCGTTCCTCATTGGTGCCAGTGACAGTTTGCTCCACACCACCCAAAG GTTCAGAGATCTTCAGCAAGCAACTGCAAGTAACTCACATTCATGGGCCTTGTTCACCACCGAAAAAAGGGAATACAAAAAGTCCTAGCCTTCATCAGATTCTCATTGATGACCAAATAAGAGTCAAGTACATTCACTCAAGAATCTCCAACTCTAACCAAACCACTAGTACTTTTGCAGCTTCTGCAGTAAACCTTCCTGCCAATTCCGGCCAATCCTTAGGCAATGGGAATTTCGTAGTAAGGATTGGAATTGGAACCCCGAAGCAAGATTTCACAGTAGCCTTTGACACCGGCAGTGATCTCACTTGGATCCAATGCCAACCATGCGCTGGCATGTGCTATTCTCAACAAGATTCCATCTTCAACCCTTCAAACTCCTCTACCTATTCCAACATCTTATGTGGACATCATGCCTGCGAACAGCTGCAATCTGCCACAGGAAACTCAGCTCCCTGCACCACTTCATGCATCTACCAAACTGTATATGCTGATGGTTCATACTCTTCGGGTTACTTTGCTCGTGACAAACTAACACTGTCTCCTTCTGATGTCTTTCTCAAGTTCAAATTCGGGTGCGGCGAACAAAATCAAGGCATGTTTGGTTCTGCAGATGGATTACTAGGCCTCGGCCGCAACAAGGTCTCTATGGTATCACAGACTTctcaaaaatatggaaagatttTCTCCTATTGTCTTCCATCCACAACCAACTCCACTGGTTATCTTGCATTTGGGAACCAAACCAGCACCACTTCAAGGAAAATTCACTACACTCCATTATTGAATGATAACAGAGGCCCATCATTCTATTTCTTAAATCTGACTGGTATCAGTGTTAAAGGGAAACAATTGGCTATCTCATCATCAGTGTTTACAACTTCAGGAACCATTATAGACTCTGGTACTGTCATTACTAGGTTGCCACCTGCTGCCTATTCAGCTCTTACCAAAGCATTTCGTGGTGCAATGTCAAAGTATCCGCTTGCTCCGGCGTATTCAATGCTTGATACATGTTTTAACCTGGTTGAATACAGTACAGTAAAGATACCGAGCATAGTCTTTCATTTTGGTGGAGGTACTAACCTGAATGTTGATAAGTCAGGGATTCTTGTTCAAGCAAACTCAACTCAATATTGCTTGGCTTTTGCCGGAAACAGTGGTGCCTCTGATGTGGCAATCCTTGGAAATATGCAACAGCAGACATTTAAGCTGGTTTATGACGTCGCAGCTGAAACACTTGGATTCGGTGCTAAAGGGTGTAGCTAA
- the LOC122088405 gene encoding protein PLASTID TRANSCRIPTIONALLY ACTIVE 7, whose amino-acid sequence MALAAVHFIFPSSLLLSPKIEVRLQNPGRNLSVIAQESSGNKSSGRRVWRRRKLMKKDEKVQYKMERIPFLEEQVRRVKEAGGLLSMDIERLLLSEDNRFDFINKVVAEAKEYVENNRDEYGAKKPILHVLSNRLNEAGFDRPEAYMESDPYRPGPNYLREEQT is encoded by the exons ATGGCTTTGGCTGCAGTTCATTTCATCTTCCCATCTTCCCTACTTCTTTCTCCA AAAATTGAAGTTAGATTGCAAAATCCAGGGCGAAACTTATCTGTTATAGCACAG GAATCATCAGGAAACAAAAGTTCGGGGAGACGAGTATGGAGGCGAAGAAAGCTG ATGAAGAAAGATGAGAAGGTGCAGTACAAGATGGAACGTATACCTTTCCTGGAAGAGCAAGTGAGAAGGGTAAAGGAAGCAGGAGGACTTCTGAGTATGGATATAGAGAGGCTATTGCTGTCGGAAGACAACCGTTTTGATTTTATAAACAAAGTGGTAGCAGAGGCTAAAGAATATGTTGAGAACAACCGGGATGAGTATGGCGCCAAGAAACCTATCCTCCATGTACTTAGTAATCGTTTGAATGAAGCTGGGTTCGACCGACCGGAAGCTTACATGGAATCTGACCCCTACAGACCTGGGCCTAATTATCTGAGAGAAGAACAAACTTGA
- the LOC122089875 gene encoding polyubiquitin 11-like has protein sequence MQIFVKNLGGKTMTVEVESSDPIHDVKTKIQEEELLIFAVKQLKGYPILKETAGFIFRLVPRRLKRMILKLEGIPPCHQGLLFGGKQLNDNQTLADYDIQKGSTLNLVLRLRGGVERIVIKTLTGETITLRVETLGTIGDVKAMIEEKVGVPRDMQRLVFAGILLEDEKTHPR, from the coding sequence ATGCAGATCTTCGTTAAGAACCTGGGAGGAAAGACCATGACCGTCGAGGTTGAAAGCTCAGACCCTATCCATGACGTTAAGACTAAGATCCAAGAAGAGGAACTTCTTATCTTCGCTGTAAAGCAACTCAAGGGCTACCCAATCCTGAAGGAAACCGCCGGTTTCATTTTCCGACTTGTGCCCCGTCGTCTCAAGAGGATGATTCTGAAATTGGAGGGTATTCCTCCCTGCCATCAAGGGCTGTTATTCGGTGGAAAGCAACTCAACGACAACCAAACCCTAGCTGACTACGACATCCAGAAGGGATCTACCCTCAACCTTGTGCTCCGATTGAGGGGAGGTGTGGAGCGGATCGTTATCAAAACTTTGACGGGTGAAACCATTACCCTTCGTGTGGAGACGTTAGGTACCATTGGCGATGTCAAGGCCATGATCGAGGAAAAGGTTGGTGTTCCTCGAGACATGCAGAGGCTGGTTTTTGCTGGTATACTGCTTGAAGATGAGAAAACCCACCCTCGCTGA